The genomic stretch CATTATACAAAAAACCCCTACCGGCCCCTAAATCGCGACGGGAAATTGACATGGCTACAGAAATGCACTATAGGTGTGGTGTCGGCTGGTGTACAGGTAGCGTTCGCCTTGACATTTTCTCATATGCTTTATAAGTGGGATCACCCAGATGCGGAGTTTCCGGGGCCCACTAAGAAGGAGGTGAGGGGGTTCATGGGGACTGTTGGTGAAACGTTGACTGGGTTGGGGTTTTGGAGAGAGGATAAGAAGGGGAGTGGGAAGGAATATAAGTAGAATGGGATGAGGTATAAAAGTGACGAGGCatggagaaggagaaggaggagtAAGGGAGAGATGGATGATGAACATTTCGGACAGGGAACAGGGAGCATCGGGTAATCTCCACTCTAATCAAATTTTCGGCATCGGGCAGGCGTTCATGTCAATTCGCTTATGCCGCGTAATACTGTCAAGACTTGTATAGCAATAAATCTACACTCTATCATCTTTAACCGTCACCTCCGCCATTTCCCCATTTTTGCCCTCCTCCGCCTTCATCCTTACAAACTCTTTCTTCATACTCTCAAACTCCCTAAACCCCTGAAAATACTTCCGCCTAAAATCATTCAACTCACTAGCCCTCGTCCCCTTCTCATACTCCCTCCTACTTGCCTCGTAAGCGCCCTCTGGAATCTCCTCCTCGCGGCGGCGCCGATAAGTCAACAGTCTGCGTGACCATTTGTTGAAAGCTTGGACGCAGACGGAGGTTAGCTCGAGGCAGGGATGCGAGGGGATGATGAGTTCGATATCTTCGTCGTTGGCCGTGGGCATCCACATGCTGAGGCGCCCGTCCTCAACGAGCGTGGAGACGGAAAAGGCGAGGATGTCGTCGAGGAGGGCAGTGAAGGAGTAGGGGCGCTTGGGTGGGATGTAGCCTGGGGCTTTGTACTGATCTTGGTGGGATTGGCGCTCTTCTTCTAGCAGCTCCTGGCGGGAGCCGAGAACCTTCAGACCTTCGCGGATGCCGTAGGGTGGGTCGCAGACAATGCCGTCGAGGTAGCCTTTTGTGTAGTCTTTGTCTGGTAGGAGGATTCTTAGCGGCGTGTTGGTGAGGTCCGAGACGAAGGAGCCTAGGTAGTTTGGTTCGATGCCGTATTGCTTGAAGTTGCCAACAACGTCGTATTTGCCAGTTTGACCTCTCCGAGCGCTTCCCCCTGTGCCGCGAATTGTGCGGCCGTCGATATCGCTGCCAAAGACTACAGCCCCGAAGTGGGCGCATGCTATTGGGAAGCCGCCTGTGCCCATGAAGGGGTCGTAGAATAGTTTTCCAGGTGAGACGTGTGCAATGTTTGCTGTAAGTAGTGTGAGCTCCGCGTCCATGGATGTAGTGCTAATGTAAAGTCTCTTCTTGAGATCAAATCTCTTCTTTGCTTCATTACGACATGAGTCTGCAATGAAGCGCCCAAAATACAAGTACTTCGGCTCCTTCACATCCAGGTCATAGTCTTCGAACACACGGAAGGCAACATCCGGGTCTCGCATCTTTGGCGGTCCTTTGAAAGCCATGTAAGAGAAGCTGTCGATGATTTCTTTCTGAGCCCCAGGCGACTTGCCACCCCGATAGCCTTCGACAGTGAAACGAAAGGATGCAGTCTCGTACTGAGACCATTTGGGAGCAGATATACTGCGGACGGAGTCATGAAGACTATCGTAAGTGGGACCCTGACCCCATAGTTCGTATATGCCTTGCGCCAAGATGCTACGGGCAATAACTTTCCGCGCTGCGCCAT from Pyrenophora tritici-repentis strain M4 chromosome 1, whole genome shotgun sequence encodes the following:
- a CDS encoding DNA modification methylase, producing MPQYLVRLAQAHESFRRVELQALADIAGVTLQFVRYEEDSPYCVVDLPSDGAARKVIARSILAQGIYELWGQGPTYDSLHDSVRSISAPKWSQYETASFRFTVEGYRGGKSPGAQKEIIDSFSYMAFKGPPKMRDPDVAFRVFEDYDLDVKEPKYLYFGRFIADSCRNEAKKRFDLKKRLYISTTSMDAELTLLTANIAHVSPGKLFYDPFMGTGGFPIACAHFGAVVFGSDIDGRTIRGTGGSARRGQTGKYDVVGNFKQYGIEPNYLGSFVSDLTNTPLRILLPDKDYTKGYLDGIVCDPPYGIREGLKVLGSRQELLEEERQSHQDQYKAPGYIPPKRPYSFTALLDDILAFSVSTLVEDGRLSMWMPTANDEDIELIIPSHPCLELTSVCVQAFNKWSRRLLTYRRRREEEIPEGAYEASRREYEKGTRASELNDFRRKYFQGFREFESMKKEFVRMKAEEGKNGEMAEVTVKDDRV